The Fulvia fulva chromosome 6, complete sequence genome includes a window with the following:
- a CDS encoding (S)-coclaurine N-methyltransferase translates to MMSLPALFRLRFPNPPSRMSFTNTTISTSQHRPRGYLYTACLTYPLYRRLGAIMNYDALVETVVDGGYLPEFLLRQGIRSQLRQRIELIKSTSLADSYETKMKYVDLLRSRPIAVETAAANEQHYEVGTGVLSACLGPRMKYSCCLYPKGTETLAQAEIAMLESYVEKAQVKDGMRIFDLGCGWGSLSLYLAEVLPKSQVTAFSNSRTQKEYIDSQAKAKGLTNLEVVTGDIATYDFRGTKLEEKFDRVMSIELFEHMKNYELLLAKVSTLLKPSGKLFVHYFAHKNSPYDFESGWMTTHFFTGGTMPSADLLHFFQRDLRLERQWWVSGTHYAKTCEDWLSKMNASKKQIWPHLEETYGKTDTAKWFYRWQVFYLACAELFAWNGGEEWGVCHYLFEKPARS, encoded by the exons ATGATGTCACTTCCGGCACTTTTCAGACTTCGCTTTCCGAATCCGCCCAGCAGGATGAGCTTCACCAACACAACGATTTCGACCTCACAACATCGTCCTAGGGGATATCTGTATACCGCGTGCTTGACATATCCACTTTACAGGCGTTTGGGCGCAATCATGAACTACG ACGCTCTCGTTGAGACAGTCGTAGACGGCGGCTATCTCCCCGAGTTCCTTCTCCGGCAGGGTATCAGAAGTCAACTACGACAGCGCATCGAGCTCATCAAGTCGACAAGTCTGGCCGACAGCTATGAAACGAAGATGAAGTATGTTGACCTCCTCCGGAGCAGACCTATCGCGGTAGAAACCGCTGCAGCAAACGAACAGCACTATGAAGTCGGGACTGGAGTTTTGTCGGCTTGCCTTGGTCCTAGGATGAAGTACAGCTGTTGCTTGTATCCCAAGGGCACGGAGACTTTGGCACAGGCGGAGATTGCGATGCTGGAGAGTTATGTTGAGAAGGCACAGGTGAAGGATGGGATGCGGATTTTTGATTTGGGCTGTGGTTGGGGAAGTCTGTCTCTTTACCTTGCTGAAGTGCTGCCGAAGTCGCAGGTGACGGCTTTCTCGAATTCGAGGACGCAGAAGGAGTATATCGACTCGCAGGCCAAGGCGAAGGGACTTACGAATTTGGAGGTGGTCACCGGAGATATTGCGACTTATGACTTTCGAGGGAcgaagctcgaagagaagtTTGATCGTGTCATGTCGATTGAGCTGTTCGAGCACATGAAGAACTACGAACTTCTCCTGGCAAAAGTGAGCACACTGCTCAAACCAAGCGGCAAGCTCTTCGTGCACTACTTCGCCCACAAGAACTCTCCCTATGACTTTGAAAGCGGCTGGATGACGACTCACTTCTTCACCGGTGGGACCATGCCTTCCGCGGACCTGCTGCACTTCTTCCAGCGAGACCTGAGATTGGAGAGGCAGTGGTGGGTGAGCGGCACACACTACGCGAAGACTTGCGAGGACTGGCTATCGAAGATGAATGCAAGCAAGAAACAGATCTGGCCACATCTGGAAGAGACCTACGGCAAGACTGATACTGCGAAATGGTTCTATCGCTGGCAAGTGTTCTATCTTGCTTGTGCGGAGCTGTTTGCTTGGAATGGTGGAGAGGAGTGGGGTGTTTGCCATTATCTGTTTGAGAAGCCTGCGAGGTCATAG